One genomic window of Dysgonomonas mossii includes the following:
- a CDS encoding TlpA disulfide reductase family protein: MKKSILLTCIIFFLISCKNNSPDSFVLKGSIEGVDYGLAYLKYTIEGENQWVEIKDSAKIESGKFTFEGKTKTPSFATLVVNDLTFRFFVEPAKIQIKILNDSLNSFDVEGSKTQKEYELLFNEDLKALSKEFIHVQIKPDTSVEKKRVVDAIVKSQKEFIMKYTDSYIAPQLIRDLLFSKMINVKDARHLYIYLGDNLKNTLRGKEVDYYIQGKENTQIGSVAPDFSAPDMMNGEIVKLSDYRGKYVLLDFWASWCTYCIEGMTHLKKIQEKYKDRNFAIIGISKDDNKTDWINSIEKYELNRWPQVSYVQSFEAHSLGMINRDDINQKYQVNGIPQYYLLDENGKIIGSWFGYSENNKQNMDKMLDDVFINK; this comes from the coding sequence ATGAAAAAAAGTATTTTGTTAACCTGTATTATTTTTTTTCTTATTAGTTGCAAAAATAACAGTCCGGATAGTTTTGTGCTAAAAGGGTCGATTGAAGGGGTTGATTATGGATTGGCCTATTTGAAGTATACGATCGAAGGAGAAAATCAATGGGTCGAAATTAAAGATTCTGCAAAAATAGAATCCGGAAAATTTACCTTCGAAGGAAAAACGAAGACACCTTCGTTTGCTACTTTAGTAGTGAATGATTTGACTTTTCGTTTCTTTGTTGAACCAGCAAAAATTCAAATCAAGATTTTGAATGATAGCTTAAATAGCTTTGATGTAGAAGGGTCGAAGACTCAAAAAGAATATGAACTTTTATTTAATGAAGATCTTAAAGCGTTGTCTAAAGAATTCATACATGTTCAGATAAAACCTGATACCTCTGTAGAAAAGAAAAGGGTTGTTGATGCCATAGTAAAGTCTCAAAAAGAATTTATTATGAAATATACTGATTCATATATAGCTCCACAACTTATACGAGATTTGCTATTTTCTAAAATGATAAATGTTAAGGACGCTAGACATTTATATATATACTTAGGCGATAACTTAAAAAACACTTTACGAGGAAAGGAAGTTGATTATTACATACAAGGTAAAGAAAATACACAAATAGGAAGTGTTGCACCTGATTTTAGCGCTCCTGATATGATGAATGGTGAAATAGTAAAATTATCTGATTATAGAGGGAAATATGTACTACTTGATTTTTGGGCTAGTTGGTGTACATACTGTATTGAAGGAATGACTCATCTGAAGAAAATACAAGAGAAATATAAGGATAGAAATTTTGCAATAATTGGAATCTCAAAAGATGATAATAAAACAGATTGGATTAATTCAATAGAAAAATATGAATTGAATCGTTGGCCTCAGGTCTCTTATGTTCAAAGTTTTGAAGCCCATTCTCTCGGAATGATAAATAGAGATGATATAAATCAAAAATATCAGGTCAATGGAATTCCACAATATTATCTTCTTGATGAAAACGGCAAAATCATAGGGTCTTGGTTTGGATACAGTGAAAACAACAAGCAAAATATGGATAAAATGCTTGATGATGTTTTTATAAACAAATAA
- a CDS encoding WG repeat-containing protein, producing the protein MKNINNSIIPFSYAFSFQEGMAHIIRKSGTGFINKYGELVVPCIYEMAFSYSEGLVMVQKNGKCGYLDKTGNEVIPIEYEDADVFSNGLAGVCKDCKWGFIDKKGILVIPCLYDRINCFSEDLCGVFKDGKAGIIDKQGNEAVPFVYDDIFEFSEGLICVCKDEKCGFIDALGNEVIPFIYDRSEGVKCKGSLICIAKDKKWGVIDKVGNEIVSFIYDDIAPEYSEGLAYANLNGKYGFIDERGEEIIPFIYEDLSTFSEGLAAAKMGGKWGFIDKENKVVVSLIYERVYSFSDGLALIMEKGRNAYFIDKFGEVNIALKRSYTFLEKLKFAILTLAVATVIYMLIKAIAN; encoded by the coding sequence TTGAAAAATATCAATAATAGTATAATACCTTTCTCCTACGCATTCAGTTTTCAAGAGGGGATGGCGCACATTATACGAAAATCGGGTACAGGGTTTATTAATAAGTACGGAGAATTGGTTGTTCCTTGTATATATGAAATGGCTTTCAGTTATTCCGAAGGCTTGGTAATGGTGCAAAAGAACGGAAAATGCGGATATCTTGATAAAACCGGTAACGAAGTTATTCCTATCGAGTATGAAGATGCCGATGTGTTTTCGAATGGATTAGCCGGGGTATGCAAGGATTGTAAGTGGGGATTTATCGATAAAAAGGGGATATTGGTGATTCCTTGTCTTTACGATCGGATAAACTGCTTTTCGGAAGATCTCTGTGGTGTTTTTAAGGATGGTAAAGCCGGCATAATTGACAAGCAGGGTAACGAAGCCGTTCCATTTGTTTATGATGATATATTCGAGTTTAGCGAAGGACTTATTTGTGTTTGCAAAGATGAAAAATGTGGATTCATCGATGCTTTGGGCAATGAAGTTATTCCCTTTATATATGATCGCTCGGAAGGTGTAAAATGTAAAGGTAGTCTGATTTGTATCGCTAAAGATAAGAAGTGGGGAGTGATCGACAAGGTTGGTAATGAAATAGTCTCTTTTATATATGACGATATTGCACCCGAATATTCGGAGGGATTAGCTTATGCCAATTTAAACGGTAAATACGGTTTTATTGATGAAAGAGGAGAGGAAATCATTCCTTTTATATATGAAGATTTATCTACTTTTTCAGAGGGCTTGGCTGCTGCAAAGATGGGTGGTAAATGGGGATTTATAGACAAGGAAAATAAAGTAGTTGTGTCCCTTATTTATGAGAGAGTATATTCTTTTTCCGATGGATTAGCGCTAATTATGGAGAAGGGGCGAAATGCCTATTTTATAGATAAGTTTGGAGAGGTAAATATTGCACTCAAGAGAAGTTATACATTTCTTGAGAAACTAAAGTTTGCAATACTTACTTTGGCTGTTGCTACGGTTATATATATGCTGATTAAAGCAATCGCCAATTAA
- the xseB gene encoding exodeoxyribonuclease VII small subunit, producing the protein MAKKEQTYGEAMQELQDMMGSIENDDLDVDILLEKVKKAATLIKFCKDKLQKTNVEIQKILDEIE; encoded by the coding sequence ATGGCAAAGAAAGAGCAAACATACGGAGAAGCAATGCAGGAGTTGCAGGACATGATGGGCAGTATCGAAAATGACGATTTGGATGTAGATATCCTTCTCGAAAAAGTAAAAAAAGCGGCAACCCTTATTAAGTTTTGCAAAGATAAACTGCAAAAGACGAACGTAGAAATACAAAAGATTCTGGACGAAATAGAATGA
- a CDS encoding 2-C-methyl-D-erythritol 4-phosphate cytidylyltransferase: MKKNVIIVAGGKGLRMGNDLPKQFIPIGGKPVLMRTIEAFYRFNQDINIILVLPVSHQDYWKSLCEEYNFSIEHTIANGGETRFHSVKNGLALVADGLVGVQDGVRPFGSVEMIKRCFDVAREYPAVIPVIDSTDSLREVVDEDKSRIVDRSKIRLVQTPQVFDVNVLKKAYQTDFKETFTDDASVVEAMGVNVHLVKGEVTNIKITTPLDLKIGELIIRDKE; the protein is encoded by the coding sequence ATGAAAAAAAATGTCATTATAGTAGCCGGAGGAAAAGGGCTGCGCATGGGTAATGATTTGCCGAAACAGTTTATTCCTATCGGCGGTAAACCTGTACTTATGCGTACAATAGAGGCTTTTTATAGGTTTAATCAGGATATAAATATTATTTTGGTGTTGCCTGTCTCTCATCAGGACTATTGGAAAAGCTTGTGTGAAGAATATAACTTTTCGATAGAACATACAATTGCCAATGGAGGAGAAACTCGTTTCCATTCAGTGAAAAACGGGTTGGCTCTTGTGGCTGACGGGTTGGTTGGCGTGCAAGACGGGGTTCGCCCTTTTGGCTCGGTGGAAATGATAAAGCGGTGTTTTGATGTTGCGAGAGAATACCCTGCCGTTATACCTGTTATAGACTCTACAGATAGTCTCAGGGAAGTTGTTGATGAGGATAAAAGCCGCATTGTTGATCGGTCTAAAATACGGTTGGTACAAACGCCTCAGGTCTTCGATGTGAATGTTCTCAAAAAAGCGTATCAGACGGATTTCAAAGAAACATTTACCGATGATGCTTCGGTTGTAGAAGCGATGGGCGTAAATGTGCATCTTGTAAAAGGAGAAGTAACCAATATAAAGATCACTACGCCGTTGGATTTAAAGATCGGCGAGCTAATTATACGTGATAAAGAATAA
- a CDS encoding M20 family metallo-hydrolase — MEQDIDALYYNAVDLLKEMISIPSFSREEHNVAEVIISCMRKMGFSPDRKGNNLWIRSKDFDLSKPTILLNSHMDTVRPVSGWTKDPFFPEEDGDTLYGLGSNDAGASLVCLLHAFFMLTQKKQDYNLIFLASCEEEVSGNGGAEAVVPELPQIAFGIVGEPTQMNPAIAEKGLLVLDCTSYGKAGHAARNEGENAIYKAIKDIEWFRTYEFPQTSDLLGPVKMTVSMVSAGTQHNVVPDKCDFVVDVRSNELYSNEELYHIIDKHTDCEVKPRSFRLNSSRICLENPFVQRAIIIGKTPYGSPTLSDQTFMPFPTLKMGPGDSARSHTANEYIHLTEIREAIELYVKLLDGLRI; from the coding sequence ATGGAACAGGATATTGATGCTTTATACTACAATGCAGTCGACCTATTGAAGGAAATGATAAGTATTCCGTCTTTCAGTAGAGAGGAGCATAATGTAGCAGAAGTAATAATTTCGTGCATGCGTAAGATGGGATTTTCTCCCGATAGAAAGGGAAATAATCTTTGGATTCGGAGCAAGGATTTTGACCTTTCAAAACCTACTATTCTGCTCAATTCGCACATGGATACCGTTCGTCCTGTATCCGGCTGGACAAAAGATCCTTTCTTTCCCGAAGAAGATGGTGACACACTCTATGGATTGGGAAGTAATGATGCGGGAGCCAGCTTGGTGTGCTTGTTGCATGCTTTCTTTATGTTGACTCAAAAGAAACAAGATTATAACCTGATTTTCTTAGCGTCGTGCGAGGAAGAAGTTTCCGGCAATGGCGGAGCGGAGGCTGTTGTTCCCGAACTTCCGCAGATTGCGTTTGGTATTGTGGGTGAACCTACCCAGATGAATCCTGCTATTGCAGAGAAAGGTCTCTTAGTCCTTGATTGTACATCATACGGAAAAGCGGGACATGCTGCCCGTAACGAAGGAGAAAATGCCATTTATAAGGCAATTAAAGATATCGAATGGTTTCGGACGTACGAGTTTCCGCAAACGAGCGATTTGCTTGGGCCTGTAAAAATGACTGTAAGTATGGTGAGTGCAGGAACACAACATAATGTAGTACCCGATAAGTGTGACTTTGTTGTAGATGTAAGAAGCAACGAATTGTATAGTAACGAAGAGCTTTATCATATTATAGATAAGCATACAGACTGTGAGGTAAAACCCCGGTCTTTTCGCCTGAATTCATCGAGGATTTGTCTCGAAAATCCATTTGTTCAACGTGCTATTATCATTGGAAAAACTCCTTATGGATCGCCTACGTTGTCTGATCAGACATTTATGCCTTTCCCTACTTTGAAGATGGGACCCGGAGACTCAGCCCGTTCGCATACAGCAAACGAGTATATCCATTTGACTGAAATAAGGGAAGCTATAGAGCTTTATGTGAAACTGCTGGATGGACTTCGAATTTAA
- a CDS encoding KUP/HAK/KT family potassium transporter: MKENHKVPFSALGVVLAIGIVFGDIGTSPLYVMRAILNTLPAGQHSHAEYILGAISCVIWTLTIQTTLKYVIITLRADNKGEGGILSLYALIRQKYRWAYILAGIGAATLLADGIITPAMTVMSAVEGLQPIAPHIPVIPITVAIVLILFLVQPFGTGSLGRYFGPLMIIWFTMMAVMGLSQVVHDLTVFRAFNPMYAIHFLIEVPQAMIILGAIFLCTTGAEALYSDLGHCGLKNIRISWIYVKAALILNYLGQAAWIINSGHVTPDVNPFFSMMPEWFRLTGVIMATVAAIIASQALISGSFTVISEAISLNIWPNVKIQYPTNIKGQLYIPSINYMMMVLCLIIILTMQSSMKLEAAYGLAITLSMLMTSALLFLYFMKKKRPLWFTIPLTLFFVIIELSFFFANMQKFAHGGFIPIIIAGVLLLLMYSWYNGRRIKRHYTVYDQVDEHYVSQLLKISDDTTIPKAATHLVYIVKANNKNFLESKIAYSLFKRTPKRADTYWFVRIKRTDEPYEFSYETTIYAPKKIFRVNIRAGFKLGIHTDKYVNLITNELERLGLVDLTSRYPSMQDAKEKRGDFKFMIVDRIFRNVHMNPSRQIILGCYNLVKRLTTSDTQMYDIDPSLAVVETVPLRQVDHTEEQLKDLLNQANEAE; this comes from the coding sequence ATGAAAGAGAATCACAAAGTTCCGTTTAGCGCATTAGGTGTCGTTTTAGCAATAGGTATCGTATTTGGAGATATTGGTACATCGCCTTTATATGTGATGAGAGCCATCTTGAACACCCTACCTGCCGGGCAACACAGCCATGCGGAATATATTCTCGGTGCGATATCTTGTGTGATATGGACTTTGACAATTCAAACCACTCTGAAATATGTCATCATCACCCTTCGTGCCGATAATAAAGGTGAAGGTGGTATCCTTTCTTTATATGCCCTTATCCGCCAAAAATACCGCTGGGCTTATATCCTTGCAGGTATAGGTGCAGCGACATTGCTTGCCGATGGTATTATAACTCCTGCCATGACCGTTATGTCTGCCGTAGAAGGTCTTCAACCGATAGCTCCGCACATACCGGTTATACCTATTACAGTAGCTATAGTACTCATCTTGTTTCTGGTACAACCCTTCGGCACAGGCTCTTTGGGAAGATACTTCGGGCCACTGATGATCATCTGGTTCACTATGATGGCTGTAATGGGTTTAAGTCAGGTCGTGCACGACCTAACTGTATTCAGAGCTTTTAATCCCATGTATGCCATTCATTTTCTGATAGAAGTACCACAGGCTATGATTATACTGGGTGCTATCTTTCTATGTACAACAGGGGCAGAAGCCTTGTATTCAGACTTAGGGCATTGTGGATTGAAAAATATACGCATTTCGTGGATCTATGTCAAAGCAGCTCTTATACTCAACTATTTAGGACAGGCAGCATGGATTATCAACAGCGGACATGTAACCCCTGATGTAAATCCTTTCTTCTCTATGATGCCCGAGTGGTTCAGACTCACAGGCGTAATAATGGCTACCGTAGCGGCAATTATTGCCAGCCAGGCCTTGATAAGTGGATCTTTCACCGTCATCAGCGAAGCTATATCACTGAATATCTGGCCGAATGTAAAGATACAATACCCTACTAACATCAAAGGACAATTATACATCCCATCCATCAACTATATGATGATGGTACTTTGTCTTATCATCATACTCACAATGCAATCTTCGATGAAGCTGGAAGCGGCCTATGGTCTTGCTATCACCCTCAGCATGCTGATGACAAGCGCCTTGCTATTTCTTTATTTTATGAAAAAGAAGAGACCATTGTGGTTTACTATCCCACTCACTCTATTCTTCGTTATCATAGAACTCAGCTTCTTCTTCGCAAATATGCAAAAGTTTGCACACGGAGGATTTATCCCTATCATTATCGCAGGAGTACTACTGCTTCTGATGTATTCATGGTATAACGGGCGCCGTATTAAACGTCACTATACTGTTTATGATCAGGTAGATGAGCATTACGTCAGCCAGTTATTAAAGATAAGTGATGACACAACCATACCTAAAGCAGCTACCCATCTGGTGTATATAGTGAAGGCCAATAATAAGAACTTTTTGGAGAGCAAGATTGCCTACTCCCTATTTAAACGAACACCTAAACGAGCTGATACATACTGGTTTGTAAGAATAAAAAGAACCGATGAGCCTTATGAATTCAGTTACGAAACAACTATATATGCCCCTAAGAAAATTTTCCGTGTGAATATCCGTGCAGGGTTTAAACTAGGAATACACACCGACAAATATGTAAACCTAATAACCAATGAGTTGGAACGATTAGGACTTGTAGATTTAACGTCTCGATACCCATCTATGCAAGATGCTAAAGAGAAACGAGGAGACTTTAAGTTTATGATCGTAGACCGTATATTCCGCAATGTACACATGAACCCTTCAAGACAGATTATCTTAGGATGCTACAACCTTGTAAAGAGATTAACAACTTCAGACACACAGATGTATGATATAGATCCATCTCTTGCTGTTGTTGAGACAGTACCTTTAAGGCAAGTAGACCATACCGAGGAGCAACTGAAAGACCTGCTGAACCAAGCAAATGAAGCGGAATAG
- a CDS encoding ABC transporter ATP-binding protein: MAHGDHYKQSGKPIEAKKTFFRIMTYLAKDKKLLIVIGSLIIISIGSNLVGSYMIRPIINNYIIPGNYEGLLHILIILGVIYLIGVAAVYIQYRLLNRIGQRAVTRMRTDLFKKMEKLPIKYFDTHQHGDIMSRYTNDIDQVSNALTDGLSDMLTSSLMLIGIFTLMIYISPILTLATLITIPLMFLSAKTIVTRSKKYFKAQQDTLGDTNGYIEEMISGQKVIKVFGYEKKVEQDFEQLNQKLNEKSKKAQFYSGMMMPVMQNLNTLNFVVVTIVGGLLAIFRGFDVGGLAAFLQYSRQFGRPINELAGLYNSIQAAMAGAERIFQVIDEAPEQKDAPDAITLNNVKGDLKMKDVYFGYKQDKLILKGVSLHATPGTKIALVGETGAGKTTILNMLPRFFDIKSGEITIDGISIHNIKRESLRQSMAIVLQDTHLFTGTVCENIRFGRPEATDEEVIQAAKLTAAHSFIKRLPKGYHTMLENDGANLSQGQRQLLNIARAAIADPPILLLDEATSNIDTRSELLIQKGLDKLMEDRTSIIIAHRLSTVRNADRILVLDDGQIIEQGTHTELLNLKGKYYSLYQEQFEEF, from the coding sequence ATGGCACACGGAGATCACTATAAACAGAGCGGCAAGCCGATAGAAGCTAAAAAAACCTTCTTCAGGATAATGACATATCTTGCTAAGGATAAAAAACTCTTGATCGTTATCGGTTCTCTTATCATTATCAGCATTGGGAGCAACCTTGTTGGTTCATATATGATACGTCCTATCATCAACAATTATATCATTCCGGGCAACTATGAAGGACTACTGCATATACTCATTATTCTGGGGGTTATATATCTGATAGGTGTAGCTGCTGTATATATACAATACAGGCTGTTAAATAGAATAGGTCAACGTGCAGTTACCCGTATGCGTACAGATCTATTCAAGAAGATGGAAAAGTTGCCTATCAAGTATTTCGACACGCATCAGCATGGCGACATCATGAGCCGATATACAAATGACATAGATCAGGTGAGCAATGCTCTTACAGATGGCTTATCGGATATGCTGACCAGCTCACTGATGCTGATAGGGATATTCACACTTATGATTTATATAAGCCCTATACTAACTTTAGCTACCCTGATTACTATCCCTCTTATGTTCCTTAGTGCCAAAACGATCGTAACTCGAAGTAAGAAATACTTCAAAGCACAACAAGATACACTGGGAGACACAAACGGGTATATAGAAGAAATGATTAGCGGGCAAAAAGTTATAAAAGTATTCGGTTATGAGAAAAAGGTAGAACAAGACTTCGAACAACTGAATCAAAAGCTAAATGAGAAATCAAAAAAAGCACAATTTTACTCGGGGATGATGATGCCTGTGATGCAGAACCTTAATACTTTAAACTTTGTAGTTGTTACTATAGTGGGCGGGCTACTTGCTATATTCAGAGGCTTCGATGTCGGTGGATTGGCTGCATTTCTTCAATATTCCCGTCAGTTTGGTCGTCCTATAAATGAGCTTGCCGGCCTTTATAATAGCATACAAGCGGCAATGGCAGGAGCAGAACGTATCTTTCAGGTAATAGATGAGGCTCCCGAACAAAAAGACGCTCCGGATGCGATAACCCTCAATAATGTGAAAGGTGATCTGAAAATGAAAGATGTCTATTTCGGATACAAACAAGACAAGCTAATCCTGAAAGGGGTATCACTGCATGCAACACCCGGAACGAAAATAGCGTTAGTGGGAGAAACAGGCGCAGGAAAGACAACTATATTAAATATGCTTCCCCGCTTCTTCGACATTAAATCGGGAGAAATAACAATAGATGGAATATCAATACATAATATAAAAAGAGAAAGCCTTAGACAGTCGATGGCTATCGTACTACAGGATACCCATTTATTTACAGGAACAGTATGTGAAAACATCCGCTTTGGACGACCGGAAGCGACAGATGAAGAAGTAATACAAGCGGCAAAACTAACAGCGGCTCATTCGTTCATCAAGCGGCTACCAAAAGGATATCACACTATGCTGGAGAATGATGGCGCAAATCTCAGTCAGGGGCAGCGACAACTGTTGAATATAGCACGAGCAGCTATTGCTGATCCTCCTATCCTTTTACTCGACGAGGCTACCAGCAACATAGATACCCGAAGCGAACTCCTTATACAAAAAGGACTTGACAAACTAATGGAAGACCGTACGAGCATTATCATAGCACACAGACTTTCTACAGTGCGTAATGCAGACAGAATACTCGTGCTCGATGATGGTCAGATAATAGAACAGGGGACACATACAGAGCTCCTTAATCTCAAAGGGAAGTATTACAGTCTGTATCAGGAACAGTTTGAGGAATTTTAG
- a CDS encoding ABC transporter ATP-binding protein, giving the protein MKIYWQILKKYKTSLIISPVLVLITVLCETIQPWFMAKIVDDGVVHRNLSVITETGAYMVGISILGLIVSIINVYVSSQASIGFGTDLRSKLFSKIQQLSFTEIDRFNSASLITRLTNDISHIQQVVLMSMRLLLRSPLMLVMSFFFVIKINTDLAFIMLGVVPILSISIFLIIYKGLPLFMKVQQKIDQLNAMVRENLINIRVVKSFVREDFETKKFEKRSEDLQNMVVNASNVIIAIFPVMQLIMNVSVIVVLWVGGAKAIEGNLKVGELISFVNYMTQILMALMFLSMVIVNIARASASSERILEVVKTEPSLTNTEEGLSNKHKITKGEVIFRNVFFRYNGGENDVLKDINFQIKQGETIAVVGATGSAKSSMLQLIPRLYNVTAGEILIDGVNVKDYNLEELHAEIGMVLQKNELFTGTIIDNLRWGRPDATIEEIEEAAKAAQAHDFIVSFTDGYKTLLGRGGINVSGGQKQRICIARALLRKPKILILDDSTSAVDTETEQKIRYNLNNLLKDTTVFIITQRINTMQSADRVIVLEDGEIDVIGKPDELIEKSKLYQEIYNSQQIVY; this is encoded by the coding sequence ATGAAAATATATTGGCAGATACTTAAAAAATACAAAACAAGCCTGATTATAAGCCCGGTTCTTGTATTGATCACCGTATTGTGTGAAACAATACAGCCTTGGTTTATGGCTAAGATTGTAGATGATGGGGTTGTGCACCGTAACCTATCCGTTATCACAGAGACTGGAGCATACATGGTGGGAATATCTATCCTGGGGCTTATTGTAAGCATCATTAATGTATATGTATCTTCACAAGCATCCATCGGATTTGGGACTGACCTTAGAAGCAAATTATTTTCGAAAATACAGCAGCTTTCTTTTACCGAAATCGACAGATTTAATTCCGCTTCATTAATCACACGCCTAACAAACGACATCAGTCATATACAGCAAGTTGTATTAATGAGTATGCGCTTACTATTACGCTCACCATTAATGCTAGTTATGTCTTTTTTCTTTGTTATAAAAATAAATACCGATCTTGCTTTTATTATGTTAGGAGTTGTACCGATACTTAGTATTAGTATTTTCCTTATCATATATAAAGGGCTTCCACTCTTTATGAAAGTACAACAAAAGATTGACCAACTCAATGCGATGGTAAGAGAGAACCTGATCAACATCCGTGTCGTTAAATCATTTGTAAGAGAAGATTTTGAAACTAAGAAATTTGAGAAAAGAAGTGAAGATCTGCAAAACATGGTAGTGAATGCGTCCAATGTTATTATAGCAATATTTCCTGTCATGCAACTTATAATGAATGTATCTGTTATCGTAGTTCTTTGGGTAGGTGGAGCAAAAGCGATAGAGGGCAATCTTAAAGTGGGAGAGCTTATTTCTTTTGTCAATTACATGACGCAAATACTTATGGCTTTGATGTTCCTCTCGATGGTGATTGTAAATATCGCGAGAGCTTCGGCCTCATCAGAACGTATACTCGAAGTTGTAAAAACAGAACCATCACTTACGAATACAGAAGAAGGTTTATCAAACAAGCATAAAATAACAAAAGGAGAAGTTATTTTCAGGAATGTCTTTTTCCGATATAATGGCGGTGAAAACGATGTATTGAAAGATATTAATTTCCAAATAAAACAAGGTGAAACAATCGCTGTAGTAGGAGCAACAGGCTCAGCTAAGAGTTCTATGCTTCAGCTCATCCCTCGATTATACAATGTCACGGCAGGAGAGATTCTCATAGATGGAGTTAATGTAAAGGATTATAATCTGGAAGAATTGCATGCCGAAATAGGAATGGTACTGCAAAAAAATGAACTCTTTACCGGAACAATTATAGATAATCTGCGTTGGGGACGACCCGATGCAACAATAGAGGAAATAGAAGAAGCGGCAAAAGCAGCTCAAGCACACGATTTCATCGTATCTTTTACAGATGGGTATAAAACTCTTCTCGGACGAGGAGGTATTAATGTATCAGGAGGACAGAAGCAACGAATTTGTATTGCACGGGCATTATTACGTAAGCCCAAAATCCTTATACTGGATGATAGTACAAGTGCTGTGGACACGGAGACCGAACAGAAAATCAGATATAACCTTAACAATCTCTTAAAAGATACAACTGTCTTTATTATAACACAACGTATCAATACAATGCAATCAGCCGATAGAGTGATAGTACTGGAGGATGGAGAAATAGACGTTATTGGTAAACCTGATGAACTAATAGAAAAGTCGAAGTTGTATCAGGAGATATACAACTCTCAACAAATAGTCTACTGA